The proteins below are encoded in one region of Bombus vancouverensis nearcticus chromosome 8, iyBomVanc1_principal, whole genome shotgun sequence:
- the LOC117164745 gene encoding protein-L-isoaspartate(D-aspartate) O-methyltransferase isoform X2: MLRSSYMFLVFAISLLFSEFAYEMAWSGRFHAKNNHDLIQHLRSSRIIKSDRVYEAMSSVDRGNYTCSGYAYIDSPQDIGYGATISAPHMHAYALEILEDKLCDGARALDVGSGSGYLTACMAMMLGTNGLAIGIEHISELKAFAMQNIQRDNPELLESGRVQLVVGDGRLGYPEKAPYDAIHVGAAAKEMPQALIDQLAPGGRLVLPVGPRNSDQVLVQVDKTKDGKIKKKSLTGVVFVPLTSKDKQHPS, from the exons ATGTTACGTTCATCCTATATGTTTCTCGTATTTG CGATAAGTTTATTATTTTCTGAATTTGCATATGAAATGGCCTGGTCTGGGAGATTTCACGCAAAAAACAATCATGATCTTATACAACATCTGAGAT CATCAAGAATAATCAAATCAGACAGAGTTTATGAAGCAATGTCTTCTGTAGATAGAGGAAATTATACCTGTTCTGGCTATGCATATATAGATTCTCCACAGGATATTGGCTATGGTGCAACTATAAGTGCTCCTCATATG caTGCATATGCTTTGGAAATACTTGAAGATAAGCTGTGTGATGGTGCTAGAGCATTAGATGTTGGTTCTGGTTCTGGATATTTAACAGCATGTATGGCAATGATGTTAGGAACAAATGGATTAGCTATAGGTATTGAACATATTTCTGAACTTAAAGCATTTGCTATGCAAAATATTCAGAGAGATAACCCAGAACTTCTTGAAAGCGGTCGTGTTCAATTAGTtg TTGGAGATGGAAGATTAGGATATCCAGAAAAAGCACCATATGATGCTATTCATGTGGGAGCTGCTGCTAAAGAAATGCCTCAAGCT TTAATTGATCAACTAGCTCCTGGAGGACGTTTGGTGTTACCAGTGGGTCCAAGGAACTCAGATCAAGTCTTAGTACAGGTTGATAAAACAAAGGATGGGAAGATTAAGAAAAAGTCTCTTACAGGTGTAGTTTTTGTTCCATTAACAAGTAAAGATAAACAACATCCTTCATGA
- the LOC117164745 gene encoding protein-L-isoaspartate(D-aspartate) O-methyltransferase isoform X1, whose translation MLVIRIHFDYIQSDICVTQNATDECTSFHFLCQYYRIDNIACDMKVVKTAISLLFSEFAYEMAWSGRFHAKNNHDLIQHLRSSRIIKSDRVYEAMSSVDRGNYTCSGYAYIDSPQDIGYGATISAPHMHAYALEILEDKLCDGARALDVGSGSGYLTACMAMMLGTNGLAIGIEHISELKAFAMQNIQRDNPELLESGRVQLVVGDGRLGYPEKAPYDAIHVGAAAKEMPQALIDQLAPGGRLVLPVGPRNSDQVLVQVDKTKDGKIKKKSLTGVVFVPLTSKDKQHPS comes from the exons ATGTTAGTAATTCGAATCCATTTTGATTATATACAGAGtgatatat GCGTGACACAAAATGCCACAGACGAATGTACCTCGTTTCACTTTTTGTGCCAATACTACAGAATCGATAACATTGCATGTGACATGAAAGTGGTAAAAACAG CGATAAGTTTATTATTTTCTGAATTTGCATATGAAATGGCCTGGTCTGGGAGATTTCACGCAAAAAACAATCATGATCTTATACAACATCTGAGAT CATCAAGAATAATCAAATCAGACAGAGTTTATGAAGCAATGTCTTCTGTAGATAGAGGAAATTATACCTGTTCTGGCTATGCATATATAGATTCTCCACAGGATATTGGCTATGGTGCAACTATAAGTGCTCCTCATATG caTGCATATGCTTTGGAAATACTTGAAGATAAGCTGTGTGATGGTGCTAGAGCATTAGATGTTGGTTCTGGTTCTGGATATTTAACAGCATGTATGGCAATGATGTTAGGAACAAATGGATTAGCTATAGGTATTGAACATATTTCTGAACTTAAAGCATTTGCTATGCAAAATATTCAGAGAGATAACCCAGAACTTCTTGAAAGCGGTCGTGTTCAATTAGTtg TTGGAGATGGAAGATTAGGATATCCAGAAAAAGCACCATATGATGCTATTCATGTGGGAGCTGCTGCTAAAGAAATGCCTCAAGCT TTAATTGATCAACTAGCTCCTGGAGGACGTTTGGTGTTACCAGTGGGTCCAAGGAACTCAGATCAAGTCTTAGTACAGGTTGATAAAACAAAGGATGGGAAGATTAAGAAAAAGTCTCTTACAGGTGTAGTTTTTGTTCCATTAACAAGTAAAGATAAACAACATCCTTCATGA
- the Ent1 gene encoding equilibrative nucleoside transporter 1, which translates to MSYSINRRPLLGGVSDSEFEDDLETEADDPNISVPDEKPFLNQYEPSDKYNLAYIVFYVLGINTLIPWSFFITADDYWLYKFREIQKNSTKGINYTHMENLEKKTDLQVSFTSYISVASALPNTFFLIVNAFISKRISLRVRMVGSQCTILLFFILTTMFVKINTDKWQGTFLIITLITVACVNAASAIFGGSLMGIAGRFSPKYITAMSSGQALGGIITATAEICSLWIGASPVLSGLVYFIIGDVILFLSLIAYIILEKAVFFRHHMVEKLSENVEADYSITGEVTFSQGTTISYMRIIKRIWHYGINVFLVFLISFSVYPALTVLVESQYKGKGYVWNDIYFVPVVTYLIFSCGDYTGRILSGIFQWPKNKPRQVVFLSLMRVIFVPAFIFCNAQPRHHLSVYIHNDLYYILMTVAFAISNGYLCNLSFILTPMVVDSQEKEIACIMMGAFLGIGLISGSALSLLIVKAL; encoded by the exons ATGTCATATTCTATAAACAGAAGACCTTTGCTAGGAGGTGTATCAGACAGTGAATTTGAAGATGATTTAGAAACTGAAGCTGATGATCCAAACATTTCTGTTCCAGATGAAAAACCATTCCTAAATCAATATGAACCGAGTGATAA ATATAATCTCGCATATATTGTTTTTTATGTACTTGGTATAAATACATTAATTCCTTGGAGCTTTTTTATCACAGCTGATGATTATTGGTTGTATAAATTTCGAGAGATACAGAAAAATTCTACAAAAGGTATTAATTACACTCATAtggaaaatttagaaaaaaaaactgATCTCCAAGTTAGTTTTACATCATATATAAGTGTAGCAAGTGCGCTaccaaatacattttttttaattgtaaatGCATTCATtagtaaaag aATTTCCTTAAGAGTAAGAATGGTGGGCTCTCAATgcacaatattattattttttattctaacaacaatgtttgttaaaataaatacgGACAAAt GGCAGGgaacatttttaataattactttGATCACAGTGGCATGTGTCAATG CTGCAAGTGCAATTTTTGGAGGGAGTTTAATGGGTATTGCTGGACGCTTTTCTCCAAAATATATAACAGCTATGTCAAGTGGGCAAGCTCTTGGAGGAATTATTACTGCTACAGCAGAAATATGTTCTCTTTGGATTGGTGCTAGTCCTGTACTTTCAGGTctagtttattttataattggAGATGTTATATTGTTCTTATCTTTGATTGCatatataattttagaaaaagcA GTATTCTTCAGACATCATATGGTAGAAAAATTGTCTGAAAATGTAGAAGCAGATTATTCAATAACCGGAGAAGTAACATTTTCGCAAGGCACTACAATATCTTATATGCGTATTATTAAAAGAATTTGGCATTATGGTATTAATGTATTTCTAGTATTTTTGATATCCTTTTCTGTATACCCAGCACTTACTGTGTTAGTGGAGAGTCAGTATAAAGGCAAAGGTTATGTATGGAATG atATCTATTTTGTACCTGTGGTGACCTACCTCATTTTTAGTTGTGGTGATTATACTGGAAGAATATTATCAGGTATTTTTCAATGG ccAAAAAATAAACCACGGCAAGTCGTATTTTTAAGTCTGATGAGAGTCATCTTTGTACCAgcttttatattttgtaatgcTCAGCCCCGACATCATCTTTCTGTTTATATTCATAAtgatctttattatattttaatgacTGTTGCATTTGCCATCAGTAATGGCTATCTATGTAATTTATCGTTTATTTTAACTCCTAT GGTTGTAGATTCTCAAGAGAAGGAAATTGCATGTATTATGATGGGAGCTTTCCTTGGTATAGGATTGATATCAGGTTCTGCACTCAGTTTGCTTATAGTTAAAGCTCTTTAA
- the LOC117164745 gene encoding protein-L-isoaspartate(D-aspartate) O-methyltransferase isoform X3 translates to MAWSGRFHAKNNHDLIQHLRSSRIIKSDRVYEAMSSVDRGNYTCSGYAYIDSPQDIGYGATISAPHMHAYALEILEDKLCDGARALDVGSGSGYLTACMAMMLGTNGLAIGIEHISELKAFAMQNIQRDNPELLESGRVQLVVGDGRLGYPEKAPYDAIHVGAAAKEMPQALIDQLAPGGRLVLPVGPRNSDQVLVQVDKTKDGKIKKKSLTGVVFVPLTSKDKQHPS, encoded by the exons ATGGCCTGGTCTGGGAGATTTCACGCAAAAAACAATCATGATCTTATACAACATCTGAGAT CATCAAGAATAATCAAATCAGACAGAGTTTATGAAGCAATGTCTTCTGTAGATAGAGGAAATTATACCTGTTCTGGCTATGCATATATAGATTCTCCACAGGATATTGGCTATGGTGCAACTATAAGTGCTCCTCATATG caTGCATATGCTTTGGAAATACTTGAAGATAAGCTGTGTGATGGTGCTAGAGCATTAGATGTTGGTTCTGGTTCTGGATATTTAACAGCATGTATGGCAATGATGTTAGGAACAAATGGATTAGCTATAGGTATTGAACATATTTCTGAACTTAAAGCATTTGCTATGCAAAATATTCAGAGAGATAACCCAGAACTTCTTGAAAGCGGTCGTGTTCAATTAGTtg TTGGAGATGGAAGATTAGGATATCCAGAAAAAGCACCATATGATGCTATTCATGTGGGAGCTGCTGCTAAAGAAATGCCTCAAGCT TTAATTGATCAACTAGCTCCTGGAGGACGTTTGGTGTTACCAGTGGGTCCAAGGAACTCAGATCAAGTCTTAGTACAGGTTGATAAAACAAAGGATGGGAAGATTAAGAAAAAGTCTCTTACAGGTGTAGTTTTTGTTCCATTAACAAGTAAAGATAAACAACATCCTTCATGA